The following is a genomic window from Inquilinus sp. Marseille-Q2685.
GACCATAGGTGGTCTCACGGCCTTTCGCCATATCCCGGTGACCGCCAACCAACTCGGAGTGCTTCCATGCCCACCGTCCTCATCACCGGTTGCTCCTCGGGCTTCGGCCTCGAAACCGCGAAACTGTTTTTCGAGAAGGGCTGGAAGGTCGTCGCCACGATGCGCCAGCCCAAAGCCGACATCCTGCCCGCATCCGCCAATCTCGTCGTCCTGCCGCTGGACGTCACTGATCGGGGCAGCATCGCACGCGCGCTCGGACAGGCCGGTGAGATCGACGTGCTGGTCAACAATGCGGGGTTCGGCGCCGCCGTGCCGATCGAGTTGATCGAGCCGGAAACGGCGCGGCAGCTATTCGAGACCAATACGCTCGGCACGCTGACGATGCTGCAGGCGATCCTGCCCGGCTTTCGCGAGCGCCGTCGCGGAGTGGTCATCAATGTCACGTCGACGGTGACGCTCAAGCCGCTGCCGCTGGTCAGCGTCTATCGAGCGAGCAAGGCGGCGATGAACGCGCTTACCGAGAGCCTCGCGGTCGAGATGGAGCCGTTCGGCGTGCGTGTGCATATCGTGCTCCCCGGCCGCTCGCCGGAAACGAACTTCGGCAACAACGCCATGCCGCATTTGCGCGGGCTCGATAATCCCGACTACAAGCCGCTGATCGAAGGCATGATCGCCCGTTTCCGCGACGACAACGGTCCGGTCACCCGTGCCGCCGATGTGGCTGCGGCGGTCTGGCGGGCCGCCACCGACCCGCACGCGCCGCTCAGGATCCCGGCCGGCGAGGACGCGGT
Proteins encoded in this region:
- a CDS encoding SDR family oxidoreductase — translated: MPTVLITGCSSGFGLETAKLFFEKGWKVVATMRQPKADILPASANLVVLPLDVTDRGSIARALGQAGEIDVLVNNAGFGAAVPIELIEPETARQLFETNTLGTLTMLQAILPGFRERRRGVVINVTSTVTLKPLPLVSVYRASKAAMNALTESLAVEMEPFGVRVHIVLPGRSPETNFGNNAMPHLRGLDNPDYKPLIEGMIARFRDDNGPVTRAADVAAAVWRAATDPHAPLRIPAGEDAVQWMAEAG